In one Pseudarthrobacter sp. NBSH8 genomic region, the following are encoded:
- a CDS encoding GntR family transcriptional regulator: protein MAEKGKADGAYDAIERMIIFQEITPGSLVSESMLTASTGFGRTPVREALQRLAREGMVQIHPSKGVLVPAASVDTQLRLLELRRVLESLAVGLACDRALHEHRKNMAAMVDRLKKEQFTLGSYLETVKETHHLIVGAAANEYLADALAPAQALSRRFWIAHMRDEEHQISLGSALHSKILEAILARDESAAKAASQALNDYLVDFAYAVLGHQRPLRNKDSSAA from the coding sequence ATGGCGGAAAAAGGCAAGGCCGACGGTGCTTACGACGCGATTGAGCGGATGATCATCTTCCAGGAAATTACACCAGGGTCCTTAGTCTCGGAGTCAATGCTTACTGCTTCCACCGGGTTCGGCCGGACCCCGGTGCGTGAGGCTCTGCAGCGTCTCGCACGGGAGGGAATGGTTCAGATACACCCCAGCAAGGGGGTTCTGGTCCCGGCGGCTTCGGTGGATACCCAGCTTCGTCTCCTTGAACTGCGCCGGGTACTGGAGTCCCTGGCTGTGGGGCTTGCCTGTGACCGGGCCCTCCACGAGCACCGGAAGAACATGGCCGCCATGGTGGACCGGCTCAAAAAGGAGCAATTCACGCTAGGCAGCTACCTGGAAACTGTGAAGGAGACTCACCACCTGATTGTCGGTGCCGCCGCCAACGAGTATCTCGCCGATGCCCTGGCGCCGGCGCAGGCCCTCTCAAGGCGCTTCTGGATCGCCCACATGCGAGACGAGGAGCACCAGATCTCTCTTGGATCCGCGCTTCACTCGAAAATACTGGAAGCGATTCTCGCCAGAGACGAGTCAGCGGCCAAGGCCGCCTCCCAGGCTCTCAATGACTATCTGGTGGACTTTGCCTACGCTGTCCTTGGTCATCAAAGGCCGCTACGGAACAAGGATTCATCTGCCGCCTGA
- a CDS encoding MFS transporter, with translation MSTAPLSRFVESDVTPKDVRLATWICFFAWTFAVYDFVLFGNLLPVLAADLGWSAAQSTGINTWVTAGTALVAFAIGPIVDRIGRRKGILIAVVGAAVASLLTATVGWVVGLAAGLGLVFLVLVRSLAGLGYAEQAINAAYLNEMFAHQSDPAKARRRGLIYSLVQSGWPVGSVLAAGSVYLLFPIGGWALCFVVAALPAIFIVLAGRWLKESPQFAHRHQIDKMIKDGRVEEAQQLGEKYGIDVSEKASPLVSVFRGESLRSTLTIGGAFLLNWLGVLAFAILGTSLLTAADGKNIEFDNALLVLIISNATAFAGYLFHGWLGDRIGRRNAIGIGWILCAASFFTMLQAPNGNFPLIIALYSAGLFFLIGPFSALLFFTGESFPVHTRATGASIINASGQVGAIIGGLLITAALASGAGWINATLWWGVLPILASGLLIFAARNVDPSKVRTD, from the coding sequence ATGTCCACTGCCCCACTCTCCAGATTCGTCGAGTCAGACGTCACCCCCAAAGACGTCCGGCTGGCCACCTGGATATGCTTCTTCGCCTGGACCTTCGCCGTCTATGACTTCGTCCTGTTTGGCAACCTCCTGCCGGTGCTGGCCGCAGACCTGGGCTGGAGCGCGGCCCAGTCCACGGGGATCAATACCTGGGTCACCGCCGGCACTGCCCTCGTGGCCTTCGCGATCGGCCCGATCGTCGACCGGATCGGCCGCCGCAAGGGCATCCTGATCGCCGTCGTCGGTGCCGCCGTCGCCTCCCTGCTGACCGCCACTGTCGGCTGGGTTGTCGGCCTCGCTGCCGGCCTTGGACTCGTCTTCCTGGTCCTCGTGCGTTCACTGGCCGGCCTCGGCTACGCCGAGCAGGCCATCAACGCGGCCTACCTCAACGAAATGTTTGCCCACCAGAGCGATCCCGCCAAGGCCCGCCGCCGCGGTCTCATCTACTCGCTCGTCCAGTCGGGCTGGCCGGTGGGCTCCGTCCTGGCTGCCGGGTCTGTCTACCTGCTGTTCCCCATCGGCGGGTGGGCGCTCTGCTTCGTCGTGGCCGCCCTCCCCGCCATCTTCATCGTCCTCGCCGGACGTTGGCTCAAGGAGAGCCCCCAGTTCGCCCACCGTCACCAGATCGACAAGATGATCAAGGACGGCCGGGTGGAAGAGGCACAGCAACTCGGGGAGAAATACGGAATCGACGTCTCGGAGAAAGCCAGCCCACTCGTCTCGGTCTTCCGTGGGGAGTCGCTGCGGTCCACCCTGACGATTGGCGGGGCCTTCCTCCTGAACTGGCTCGGCGTCCTTGCATTCGCGATCCTCGGCACGTCGCTGCTTACCGCAGCGGACGGCAAGAACATCGAGTTCGACAACGCCCTGCTGGTCCTCATCATCTCCAATGCCACGGCCTTCGCCGGCTACCTGTTCCATGGCTGGCTCGGCGACCGGATCGGGCGCCGCAACGCGATCGGGATCGGCTGGATCCTGTGCGCCGCCTCCTTCTTCACCATGCTCCAGGCACCGAACGGGAACTTCCCGCTCATCATCGCGCTGTACAGCGCCGGGCTGTTCTTCCTCATCGGACCCTTCTCCGCCCTGCTGTTCTTCACCGGCGAAAGCTTCCCCGTCCACACCCGGGCAACGGGCGCCTCCATCATCAACGCCTCCGGCCAGGTCGGAGCGATCATCGGCGGCCTGCTCATCACCGCCGCCCTCGCCTCCGGAGCCGGATGGATCAACGCCACCCTATGGTGGGGCGTCCTCCCCATCCTTGCCTCCGGCCTGCTCATCTTTGCCGCCCGGAACGTGGACCCCAGCAAGGTCCGCACGGACTGA
- a CDS encoding amylo-alpha-1,6-glucosidase, giving the protein MAGWNADTAAGPLGAGTITLVEGSSFCISLPNGDIQPELPHGVFFQDTRILSRWILTVNGQVLEPLAAEPKEPYRALFAGRVARSDGYADSPLLVERLREVGVGITEEITVWNYSLDPVECVVSLSVEADFADLFEVKEARILRHWDETRQPDAGSLTIRGTWQDARKGIVINADGADHVGADALTYRTVVPPHGHWSTVLSVMPAVDGTDPAAPFVHPAPGDISPRDRRRMEWVARIPVLQMGNRSIERTLQRSYDDLGALRIEDPEYPDRVVVAAGAPWFMTLFGRDSLWASEMALPVDPSLALGTLQTLADRQGRVLDPMSEEEPGKILHEVRLGVSSGLSLGGKPEYYGSVDATPLFVSVLGAVSRWGFAKETIAALLPNADRALDWIRDYGDRDGDGFVEYERLNDRGLINQGWKDSWDGINFADGTLAEPPIALCEVQAYVYSAYMARAWMAYDAGDTAVGDELTDRAAELKKRFNEQFWLPDRGYYAIALDKDKRPVDACASNMGHCLWFGLVDEDKAPLVAEKLMSPQMFSGWGVRTLATDMGAYNPASYHNGSVWPHDNAIIAAGLVRHGFVEEAQQIATALLEAAQYSEGRLPELFCGFDRERFTQPVPYPTACSPQAWAATAPILLVTSLMRYDAHVSRGGLWLDPVLPEAYGDLHITNAPMAGGRITIDISGSTVAVQGLPEGMVLHRGHRPWMTELVEQAKLRKEA; this is encoded by the coding sequence ATGGCTGGATGGAATGCCGATACGGCGGCCGGGCCGCTGGGCGCCGGGACAATCACGTTGGTGGAAGGTTCATCCTTCTGCATCTCGCTGCCGAACGGGGACATCCAACCCGAGCTGCCGCACGGGGTCTTCTTCCAGGACACGCGAATCCTGTCCCGCTGGATCCTGACCGTCAACGGCCAGGTGCTGGAGCCGTTGGCGGCGGAACCCAAGGAACCTTACCGGGCGTTGTTTGCGGGCCGTGTTGCCCGTTCTGACGGGTATGCGGACAGCCCGCTGCTTGTCGAGCGGCTGCGCGAGGTGGGTGTCGGCATTACAGAGGAGATTACGGTCTGGAACTACTCGCTGGATCCGGTCGAATGCGTGGTCTCGCTCAGCGTCGAAGCGGATTTCGCCGATCTGTTCGAGGTCAAGGAGGCGCGCATCCTCCGGCACTGGGACGAAACCCGGCAGCCGGACGCAGGTTCGCTGACGATCAGGGGCACTTGGCAGGATGCCCGCAAGGGGATCGTCATCAACGCGGACGGCGCCGACCACGTGGGGGCGGACGCCCTGACATATCGCACAGTTGTCCCGCCGCACGGCCACTGGAGCACCGTGCTTAGCGTGATGCCTGCCGTGGACGGAACCGACCCGGCGGCACCGTTTGTTCATCCGGCACCGGGCGATATCTCTCCCCGGGACCGGCGCCGGATGGAGTGGGTGGCCAGGATTCCGGTGCTGCAGATGGGCAACCGTTCGATCGAACGCACCCTGCAGCGCAGCTACGACGATCTGGGCGCGCTCAGGATCGAAGACCCCGAGTATCCGGACCGGGTGGTGGTCGCCGCCGGGGCGCCATGGTTCATGACCCTGTTCGGCCGCGACTCACTCTGGGCCTCGGAAATGGCGCTTCCGGTAGACCCGTCCCTGGCCCTGGGCACGCTGCAGACGCTTGCCGACCGCCAGGGCCGGGTGCTGGACCCGATGAGCGAGGAGGAGCCGGGTAAGATCCTGCACGAGGTCCGGCTCGGTGTCTCCAGCGGACTGTCCTTGGGCGGCAAGCCGGAATATTATGGCAGCGTCGATGCGACCCCGCTGTTTGTGAGTGTGCTCGGGGCCGTCAGCCGCTGGGGGTTTGCCAAGGAGACCATAGCCGCCCTGCTGCCCAACGCGGATCGAGCACTGGACTGGATCCGGGACTACGGGGACCGCGATGGCGACGGCTTCGTCGAATATGAACGCCTTAATGATCGGGGGCTGATCAACCAAGGCTGGAAGGATTCCTGGGACGGGATCAACTTCGCCGACGGTACCTTGGCAGAGCCGCCGATCGCCCTGTGCGAGGTCCAAGCCTACGTCTACTCGGCGTACATGGCGCGTGCGTGGATGGCCTACGACGCCGGCGACACGGCCGTCGGTGACGAGCTTACCGACCGGGCGGCAGAGCTGAAAAAACGGTTCAACGAACAGTTCTGGCTGCCCGATCGCGGGTACTACGCGATCGCGTTGGATAAGGACAAGCGCCCGGTGGATGCCTGTGCCTCTAATATGGGCCACTGCCTCTGGTTCGGTCTGGTGGATGAGGACAAGGCACCGCTGGTAGCCGAGAAGCTGATGTCCCCGCAGATGTTCTCCGGTTGGGGCGTTCGCACCCTGGCTACCGACATGGGGGCTTACAACCCTGCGAGCTACCATAACGGCTCGGTCTGGCCGCACGACAACGCAATTATTGCGGCCGGCCTGGTGCGCCATGGTTTCGTGGAAGAAGCGCAGCAAATCGCCACGGCCCTGCTTGAGGCCGCCCAGTACTCGGAGGGCCGGTTGCCCGAGCTCTTCTGCGGCTTCGACCGGGAACGGTTCACCCAGCCCGTGCCGTATCCCACGGCGTGTTCGCCGCAGGCCTGGGCCGCGACCGCGCCGATCCTGCTGGTGACAAGCCTGATGCGCTATGACGCGCATGTATCCCGTGGCGGTCTGTGGCTGGACCCGGTACTGCCGGAGGCCTACGGCGACCTGCACATCACCAATGCACCCATGGCCGGCGGCCGGATTACCATCGATATTTCCGGGTCCACCGTCGCCGTCCAAGGGCTGCCCGAGGGCATGGTGCTGCACCGCGGGCACCGGCCGTGGATGACCGAGCTGGTGGAGCAGGCCAAGCTGCGCAAGGAAGCTTAG
- a CDS encoding mandelate racemase/muconate lactonizing enzyme family protein: MSTVDFIRHVKLSTARLPLAVPISDAKVFTGRQKPMTEVVFLFAEITTELGYSGIGFSYSKRAGGPAQHAHAKEVAQGLIGEDPNDIGKIYTKLLWAGASVGRSGVATQALAAIDIALYDLKAKRAGLSLAKFLGAYRDSVQTYNTSGGFLNASLEEVKDRATALLEEGIGGIKIKVGLPDSAEDLRRVAGIREHIGWDVPLMVDANQQWDRATALRMGRQLEQFNLIWIEEPLDAYDFEGHAHLVNVLDTPIATGEMLASVAEHKGLINANGCDIIQPDAPRVGGITQFLRLAALADERGLGLAPHFAMEIHLHLAAAYPREPWVEHVDWLDPLFNERLETKNGRMLVPDRPGLGVTLGDQARAWTTESVEFGA, from the coding sequence ATGAGTACCGTCGACTTCATCCGGCACGTCAAACTTTCCACCGCGCGGCTGCCGCTGGCCGTCCCCATCAGTGACGCCAAGGTTTTCACCGGCCGCCAGAAGCCCATGACCGAAGTGGTGTTCCTGTTCGCGGAGATCACCACCGAACTTGGTTACAGCGGCATCGGCTTCAGCTACTCCAAGCGCGCCGGCGGCCCCGCCCAGCACGCCCACGCCAAGGAGGTCGCACAGGGACTCATCGGCGAGGACCCCAACGACATCGGCAAGATCTACACCAAGCTGCTCTGGGCCGGCGCCTCCGTGGGCCGCTCGGGTGTGGCCACCCAGGCCCTCGCCGCCATCGACATCGCTCTCTACGACCTCAAAGCCAAGCGCGCGGGCCTCTCGTTGGCCAAGTTCCTTGGCGCCTACCGGGACTCCGTCCAGACGTACAACACCTCCGGCGGCTTCCTCAATGCCTCCCTCGAAGAGGTCAAGGACCGCGCCACCGCCCTCCTCGAGGAAGGCATCGGCGGCATCAAGATCAAAGTGGGCCTGCCCGATTCCGCCGAAGACCTGCGTCGTGTGGCCGGCATCCGCGAACACATCGGCTGGGATGTTCCCCTGATGGTGGATGCCAACCAGCAGTGGGACCGCGCCACCGCCCTGCGCATGGGCCGCCAGCTGGAGCAGTTCAACCTCATCTGGATCGAAGAGCCGCTGGATGCCTACGACTTTGAAGGCCACGCGCACCTGGTCAACGTCCTTGACACGCCCATCGCCACGGGTGAGATGCTGGCGTCCGTGGCCGAACATAAGGGCCTCATCAACGCCAACGGGTGCGACATCATCCAGCCGGACGCACCCCGCGTCGGCGGCATCACCCAGTTCCTGCGCCTTGCGGCCCTCGCAGACGAGCGCGGACTCGGCCTGGCGCCGCACTTCGCCATGGAGATCCATCTGCACCTCGCCGCAGCCTACCCGCGGGAACCGTGGGTGGAGCACGTCGACTGGCTGGATCCGCTGTTCAACGAACGCCTCGAAACGAAGAACGGCCGCATGCTGGTCCCGGACCGTCCTGGCCTGGGCGTGACCCTCGGTGACCAGGCCCGCGCCTGGACCACCGAGTCCGTGGAGTTCGGCGCGTAA
- a CDS encoding recombinase family protein, which translates to MAGQRIGYVRVSTLDQNEKRQLDGQVLDRVFTDKASGRDTTRPELTELLRFARDGDTVVVHSMDRLARNLDDLRALVQGLTRKGVRVEFVKESLVFTGEDSPMANLMLSVMGAFAEFERSLIRERQPEGIALAKQRGAYKGRKKTLTPERAAELVQRAGSGAPKAVLARDYGISRETVYQYLPHAKLE; encoded by the coding sequence GTGGCCGGACAGAGGATCGGGTATGTGCGCGTGAGCACGCTGGACCAGAACGAGAAGCGCCAGCTCGATGGCCAGGTCCTGGACCGGGTCTTCACGGACAAGGCCTCGGGTAGGGACACCACCAGACCGGAACTTACGGAATTACTGCGGTTCGCCCGCGACGGGGACACCGTCGTGGTGCACAGCATGGACCGCCTCGCCCGCAACCTCGACGACTTACGTGCGCTCGTCCAGGGCCTCACACGCAAAGGGGTGCGGGTGGAATTCGTCAAAGAGAGCCTGGTCTTCACCGGGGAGGACTCCCCCATGGCCAACCTCATGCTGTCCGTTATGGGGGCCTTCGCTGAATTTGAACGCTCCCTCATTAGGGAGCGGCAGCCGGAAGGTATCGCATTGGCCAAGCAGCGCGGCGCCTATAAAGGGCGGAAAAAGACCCTCACGCCGGAACGGGCGGCCGAGCTGGTTCAGCGCGCCGGCAGCGGTGCTCCGAAAGCTGTTCTTGCCCGTGATTATGGGATCAGCCGCGAGACGGTTTATCAGTACCTGCCCCATGCCAAGCTGGAGTGA
- a CDS encoding cytosine permease — protein sequence MKSSRIEHRAIDYIPDAERHGVARSLFFVWFAANTSITAVVTGALFVILGNSALWAIPAVIIGNILGGAVTALHSAQGPKLGVPQMIQSRAQFGYYGAILPLVLSLIIYLGFYATGLVLGGQAIGDLLNVPVQVGSAIFALLSTTLAIFGYRYIHKFSKIATALSAAVFVVLFIRVLTAPDAGALMQQTDFAIGPFVLGISLAASWQLTFGPYIADYSRYLPANTSQGATMGWTFAGSVLGGSLAMILGALGAAIGGQSFNTNQVGYLANLGAQFAWLVLLAVICGKLTGNTLSTYGGFMSLATIITAITRRELITGKARTLYIVLISAAALSIALAATDNFLGAFTNFLLFLLYFMTPWSAINLVDFYFVRKEKYNVEALFQPDGEYGRINWIAIGAYAAGILIQIPFMNSPLYVGPIAEWLGGAEIAWLIGLVVSGGLYYLLTPVRKTPTYSTNPPLDGKQDAAAMIHPHI from the coding sequence ATGAAATCCTCGCGTATTGAACACCGCGCCATCGATTACATCCCCGACGCTGAGCGCCACGGGGTGGCTCGAAGCCTCTTCTTTGTGTGGTTTGCCGCGAACACCTCCATCACTGCGGTGGTGACTGGAGCGCTGTTTGTCATCCTCGGGAACTCGGCCCTATGGGCCATCCCGGCAGTGATCATCGGGAACATCCTTGGCGGTGCCGTCACAGCCCTGCACTCCGCGCAAGGCCCCAAGCTCGGTGTCCCGCAGATGATCCAGAGCCGGGCCCAATTCGGCTACTACGGCGCTATCCTGCCGCTCGTACTTTCGCTGATCATCTACCTCGGGTTCTACGCCACGGGCCTTGTCCTCGGCGGCCAGGCGATCGGGGACCTTCTCAACGTCCCGGTCCAGGTCGGATCCGCGATCTTCGCGCTGCTCTCCACCACCCTTGCCATCTTCGGTTACCGCTACATCCACAAGTTTTCCAAGATCGCCACAGCGTTGAGCGCGGCCGTGTTCGTGGTGCTCTTTATCCGCGTCCTCACCGCCCCGGACGCCGGCGCCCTGATGCAGCAGACAGACTTCGCCATCGGTCCGTTCGTCCTGGGCATCTCCCTGGCAGCGTCCTGGCAGCTCACCTTCGGACCCTATATCGCCGACTACTCCCGCTACCTGCCGGCCAACACCTCACAAGGGGCGACGATGGGCTGGACGTTCGCCGGAAGCGTCCTGGGTGGCTCGCTCGCCATGATTCTTGGAGCACTTGGGGCCGCGATCGGCGGCCAAAGCTTCAACACTAACCAGGTCGGCTACCTTGCGAACCTGGGCGCCCAGTTCGCGTGGCTGGTTCTGCTCGCTGTAATCTGCGGAAAACTCACCGGCAACACCCTCAGCACCTACGGCGGATTCATGTCCCTGGCCACCATCATCACAGCAATCACCCGACGTGAACTCATCACCGGCAAAGCCCGTACGCTCTACATCGTCCTGATCTCCGCGGCAGCCCTCAGCATCGCCCTCGCCGCCACCGATAATTTCCTGGGCGCCTTCACCAACTTTCTTCTGTTTCTGCTCTACTTCATGACACCGTGGTCAGCGATCAACCTCGTCGACTTCTACTTCGTGCGGAAAGAGAAGTACAACGTCGAAGCCCTCTTCCAGCCCGACGGCGAATACGGCCGCATCAACTGGATCGCCATCGGCGCCTACGCCGCCGGAATCCTCATCCAGATCCCCTTCATGAACAGCCCCCTGTACGTCGGCCCGATCGCGGAATGGCTTGGCGGCGCCGAAATCGCCTGGTTGATCGGCCTGGTCGTCTCCGGCGGCCTCTACTACCTGCTCACTCCGGTCCGCAAAACGCCCACCTACTCCACAAACCCGCCCCTTGACGGCAAGCAGGATGCTGCCGCCATGATCCACCCCCACATCTGA
- a CDS encoding flavin reductase family protein, with translation MKYDPSLEKSPLPYAPFKSLTVPRPIGWLSSISKDGIENIAPYSQWQNLTFDPPMVMFAANQYPDGRRKDTVINAEETGWFVWNMATWDLRDAVNTSAMAIPPGENEFDRLQVTKRKADLSNTPMVAESPFHFECRYLSTHRLPGNSTVGSIDIVYATVERIHLDEKSLTPDGRIDIAKVKPIARMGYYDYTVITDTFEMKVPCSDADEMAGLAGQPA, from the coding sequence TTGAAATACGATCCCAGCCTCGAAAAAAGCCCACTCCCCTACGCCCCGTTCAAAAGCCTCACAGTCCCCCGTCCCATCGGCTGGCTCTCCAGCATCAGCAAAGACGGCATAGAGAACATCGCCCCTTACAGCCAATGGCAAAACCTCACCTTCGACCCCCCAATGGTCATGTTTGCCGCCAACCAATACCCCGACGGACGCCGCAAGGACACCGTCATCAACGCCGAAGAAACCGGCTGGTTCGTCTGGAACATGGCCACCTGGGACCTCCGCGACGCAGTCAACACCAGCGCCATGGCCATCCCCCCAGGAGAAAACGAATTCGACCGCCTTCAAGTCACCAAACGGAAGGCCGACCTCTCAAACACACCCATGGTCGCCGAAAGCCCGTTTCACTTCGAATGCCGATACCTCTCCACCCACAGACTCCCCGGCAACTCCACCGTTGGAAGCATCGACATCGTCTACGCCACCGTCGAAAGAATCCACCTGGACGAGAAATCCCTCACACCCGACGGACGGATCGACATCGCGAAAGTGAAGCCCATCGCCCGGATGGGCTACTACGACTACACCGTCATCACCGACACCTTCGAAATGAAAGTTCCGTGCTCCGACGCCGACGAAATGGCCGGCCTCGCAGGACAACCCGCCTAA
- a CDS encoding MFS transporter, giving the protein MERDLADNSLEKVSPERLRKVVRASFAGTVVEWFDFAIYGYMATHIAATFFASKDPVTGLLETFAVFAVAFALRPLGGIFFGRLGDRLGRKKILVLTVLLMSGSTAAIGLIPSHETIGIWAAVLLVLARCLQGFSAGGEYAGATIYVVEHSPDNHRARYSSAMSAATFSSFALAAGLGALLSFILPAAAMGDWGWRILFLLSIPMGLIAFYIRAKLHESPEFQAMIDDSAARPAPSLGVVFRTQWPAMLRLGGFVMLTALSFYIYSTYMSTFLIKVVGLPPHLALFSSLISLTLATALTPVMGRVSDRIGRRRTMQTAAGLLAILTIPAYMIAEQGTFATAVVSQLLIGLGAVTANVVTSVLMSEMFSTDVRFAASGTCYNITYAIFGGTAPFVATWLVAGTGYSLSPAIYVSVIAVASFLVATFLIPETAGRPLRRYHDDPVPAEPAHVVASKAVTGA; this is encoded by the coding sequence ATGGAACGCGATCTTGCAGATAATTCCCTGGAGAAGGTGAGTCCGGAGCGCCTGCGTAAGGTGGTGCGGGCCTCTTTTGCTGGAACCGTGGTGGAGTGGTTCGACTTTGCTATCTACGGCTACATGGCAACCCACATTGCCGCCACCTTCTTCGCATCCAAGGATCCGGTAACGGGTCTGCTGGAGACATTCGCCGTGTTCGCTGTCGCGTTCGCGCTCCGGCCCTTGGGCGGCATCTTCTTCGGACGCCTGGGCGACCGTCTTGGACGCAAAAAGATCCTGGTGCTGACCGTCCTGCTCATGTCCGGGTCAACGGCCGCAATCGGGCTCATCCCAAGCCATGAGACGATCGGCATCTGGGCCGCCGTCCTGCTGGTGCTTGCCCGGTGTTTGCAGGGCTTTTCCGCCGGCGGCGAATACGCCGGCGCCACCATCTACGTCGTCGAGCACAGCCCCGACAACCACAGGGCCCGCTACTCGTCCGCCATGTCCGCGGCGACGTTCTCCTCGTTCGCCCTCGCCGCTGGACTCGGCGCGCTGCTCAGCTTCATCCTGCCGGCCGCCGCCATGGGTGATTGGGGCTGGCGCATCCTCTTCCTGCTGTCAATACCGATGGGCCTGATCGCCTTCTACATTCGCGCAAAACTCCACGAATCTCCCGAGTTCCAAGCGATGATCGATGATTCCGCCGCCCGGCCCGCCCCGTCTTTGGGAGTCGTCTTCCGTACCCAGTGGCCTGCGATGCTGCGGCTGGGTGGGTTCGTGATGCTCACGGCGCTCTCCTTTTACATTTACTCCACGTACATGTCGACCTTCCTGATCAAAGTGGTCGGCCTGCCCCCGCACCTTGCCCTGTTCTCGAGCTTGATCTCGCTGACCCTTGCGACGGCGCTGACCCCCGTCATGGGGCGTGTCTCGGATCGCATAGGGCGTCGCCGCACCATGCAGACCGCCGCCGGTCTCCTGGCCATCCTCACCATTCCGGCGTACATGATCGCCGAGCAGGGAACGTTCGCTACCGCCGTTGTCAGCCAACTGCTCATTGGACTCGGTGCGGTGACCGCTAATGTGGTGACCTCGGTCCTGATGTCGGAAATGTTCTCGACCGACGTGCGCTTCGCGGCATCTGGCACCTGCTACAACATCACCTACGCCATCTTCGGCGGCACCGCACCTTTCGTGGCAACGTGGCTTGTCGCGGGGACCGGATACTCGCTGTCCCCGGCGATCTACGTCTCAGTCATCGCCGTCGCATCCTTCCTTGTCGCCACGTTCCTCATACCTGAGACCGCAGGACGGCCTCTGCGCCGTTACCACGACGACCCCGTGCCAGCAGAGCCTGCCCACGTCGTGGCCTCAAAAGCGGTGACCGGGGCCTGA